The following proteins come from a genomic window of Streptomyces sp. Sge12:
- the shc gene encoding squalene--hopene cyclase, which yields MTATTDGSAEGAGAGSESTPGAQGLPAGTGVGRARGPAAEPGRPPAPTRAGRAGPRAEYGPPGTPGPQGARSAPPAAEPGPLLPPAGRQGVATMPPEAKPAGPTAPDTGRGGGRARTADPSAGPGPDRPGRTTTAADLRRPPEGVRPGVYEAAARATRNLLERQDPEGWWKGDLETNVTMDAEDLLLRQFLGIRDEATTRAAALFIRGEQRDDGTWATFHGGPPELSATIEAYVALRLAGDAPDAPHMSRASAWIRAHGGIAAARVFTRIWLALFGWWNWDHLPELPPELVFLPSWVPLNIYDFGCWARQTIVPLTVVSALRPVRPAPFALDELHADARNPHPVAGLAPLTSWDGAFQRMDRALHVYRRFAPRRLRKAAMATAGRWIIERQENDGCWGGIQPPAVYSVIALHLLGYDLRHPVMRAGLESLDRFAVWREDGARMIEACQSPVWDTCLAAIALADAGLRPDHPALVKAADWMLGEEIVRTGDWAVRRPGLAPGGWAFEFHNDTYPDIDDTAEVVLALRRIKHPDPARVEAAIARGVSWNLGMQSRNGAWGAFDADNTSPFPNKLPFCDFGEVIDPPSADVTAHVVEMLAFEGRAGDARTRRGIAWLLAEQEPSGGWFGRWGTNYIYGTGSVVPALVAAGIAPGHPAIRRAVRWLESVQNEDGGWGEDQRSYKDPSWAGKGASTASQTAWALMALLSAGEREGKAVERGIAYLVETQREDGTWDEPYFTGTGFPWDFSINYHLYRQVFPLTALGRYLYGEPFSPAGEA from the coding sequence ATGACAGCGACGACCGACGGCAGCGCCGAGGGCGCTGGCGCTGGCAGCGAATCAACTCCGGGCGCCCAGGGGCTCCCGGCAGGCACCGGCGTGGGGCGCGCCCGCGGCCCGGCCGCGGAACCGGGGCGGCCGCCCGCCCCGACCCGTGCGGGGCGGGCAGGCCCGCGGGCCGAGTACGGGCCGCCGGGCACGCCCGGCCCGCAGGGCGCCCGCTCCGCCCCACCGGCGGCCGAACCGGGGCCGCTGCTCCCGCCCGCCGGCCGGCAGGGCGTGGCCACGATGCCGCCCGAGGCGAAGCCGGCCGGCCCCACCGCGCCGGACACCGGCCGGGGCGGCGGCCGTGCCCGCACCGCGGACCCGTCCGCCGGCCCGGGGCCCGACCGGCCGGGCCGGACCACCACGGCCGCCGACCTGCGCCGACCACCGGAGGGCGTCCGGCCGGGGGTGTACGAGGCCGCCGCGCGCGCCACCCGGAACCTGCTGGAGCGCCAGGACCCCGAGGGCTGGTGGAAGGGCGACCTGGAGACCAACGTCACCATGGACGCGGAGGACCTGCTGCTGCGGCAGTTCCTCGGCATCCGGGACGAGGCCACCACCCGCGCCGCCGCCCTCTTCATCCGCGGCGAGCAGCGGGACGACGGCACTTGGGCCACCTTCCACGGCGGACCGCCCGAACTGTCCGCCACCATCGAGGCGTACGTCGCACTGCGCCTGGCCGGGGACGCGCCGGACGCCCCCCACATGAGCCGCGCCTCGGCCTGGATCCGGGCCCACGGGGGGATCGCCGCCGCCCGCGTCTTCACCCGGATCTGGCTGGCCCTCTTCGGCTGGTGGAACTGGGACCACCTGCCCGAACTCCCGCCCGAACTGGTCTTCCTGCCGTCCTGGGTGCCCCTGAACATCTACGACTTCGGCTGCTGGGCCCGCCAGACCATCGTGCCCCTCACCGTGGTCTCCGCACTGCGCCCGGTCCGCCCGGCCCCCTTCGCCCTGGACGAGCTGCACGCCGACGCCCGGAATCCCCACCCCGTCGCCGGACTCGCCCCGCTGACCAGCTGGGACGGCGCCTTCCAGCGCATGGACCGGGCCTTGCACGTCTACCGGCGGTTCGCCCCGCGCCGGCTGCGCAAGGCGGCGATGGCCACCGCCGGCCGCTGGATCATCGAACGCCAGGAGAACGACGGCTGCTGGGGCGGGATCCAGCCGCCCGCCGTGTACTCGGTCATCGCCCTGCACCTGCTCGGCTACGACCTGCGGCATCCGGTGATGCGCGCCGGACTGGAGTCCCTGGACCGGTTCGCGGTGTGGCGCGAGGACGGCGCCCGGATGATCGAGGCCTGCCAGTCCCCGGTGTGGGACACCTGCCTCGCCGCGATCGCCCTGGCCGACGCGGGACTGCGGCCCGACCATCCCGCACTGGTCAAGGCCGCCGACTGGATGCTCGGCGAGGAGATCGTCCGCACCGGGGACTGGGCGGTGCGCCGGCCCGGACTCGCCCCCGGCGGCTGGGCGTTCGAGTTCCACAACGACACCTACCCCGATATCGACGACACCGCCGAAGTGGTCCTCGCCCTGCGCCGGATCAAGCACCCGGACCCGGCCCGGGTCGAGGCGGCCATCGCCCGCGGGGTGTCCTGGAACCTCGGCATGCAGTCGCGGAACGGGGCGTGGGGAGCCTTCGACGCCGACAACACCAGCCCCTTCCCGAACAAGCTGCCCTTCTGCGACTTCGGCGAGGTCATCGACCCGCCCTCGGCCGACGTCACCGCCCACGTGGTGGAGATGCTCGCCTTCGAGGGCCGGGCGGGCGACGCGCGGACCCGGCGCGGCATCGCCTGGCTGCTCGCCGAACAGGAGCCGAGCGGCGGCTGGTTCGGCCGCTGGGGCACCAACTACATCTACGGGACCGGGTCGGTGGTCCCGGCCCTCGTCGCGGCGGGCATCGCGCCGGGGCACCCCGCGATCCGGCGGGCCGTGCGCTGGCTGGAGTCCGTACAGAACGAGGACGGCGGGTGGGGCGAGGACCAGCGCTCCTACAAGGACCCGTCCTGGGCCGGGAAGGGCGCCTCCACCGCCTCGCAGACCGCCTGGGCG
- a CDS encoding polyprenyl synthetase family protein, producing the protein MTSTTSSTGTTSTTSTARTGTRGEPVNPGNPAVENTDASVGTAGGGVEKADTIALLERGRTLSTPALRAAVDRLAAPMDTVAAYHFGWIDAQGNVADGDGGKAVRPALALLSAEAAGAAPEVGIPGAVAVELVHNFSLLHDDLMDGDEQRRHRDTVWKVHGPALAILVGDALFALANEVLLELGTVEAGRATRRLTTASRKLIDGQAQDISYEHRERVSVEECLEMEGNKTGALLACAVSIGAVLGGADDRTADKLEEYGYHLGLAFQAVDDLLGIWGDPEATGKQTWSDLRQRKKSLPVVAALAAGGEASEQLAELLAADAKSSDFENFSEEEFAARAALIEAAGGRRWTADEARRQHAVAIRALDDVDMPQRVRDQLVALADFVVVRKR; encoded by the coding sequence ATGACGAGCACCACCAGCAGCACCGGCACCACCAGCACCACGAGCACAGCACGTACAGGAACAAGAGGAGAGCCAGTGAACCCGGGGAATCCGGCTGTCGAGAACACGGATGCCAGTGTGGGCACAGCCGGAGGGGGCGTGGAGAAGGCGGACACGATCGCTCTCCTGGAACGCGGCCGTACGCTGTCGACCCCCGCGCTCCGCGCAGCCGTCGACCGGCTCGCGGCGCCCATGGACACCGTCGCCGCCTACCACTTCGGCTGGATCGACGCCCAGGGCAACGTGGCCGACGGCGACGGCGGCAAGGCCGTGCGCCCCGCCCTCGCGCTGCTCTCCGCCGAGGCCGCGGGCGCCGCACCCGAGGTCGGCATCCCCGGCGCCGTCGCGGTCGAGCTCGTGCACAACTTCTCGCTGCTGCACGACGACCTGATGGACGGCGACGAGCAGCGCCGCCACCGCGACACGGTGTGGAAGGTGCACGGACCGGCCCTCGCGATCCTCGTCGGCGACGCCCTGTTCGCCCTCGCCAACGAGGTGCTGCTGGAGCTCGGCACCGTGGAGGCGGGCCGTGCGACCCGCCGGCTGACCACCGCCAGCCGCAAGCTCATCGACGGCCAGGCGCAGGACATCTCCTACGAGCACCGCGAGCGCGTCAGCGTCGAGGAGTGCCTGGAGATGGAGGGCAACAAGACCGGCGCCCTGCTCGCCTGCGCGGTCTCCATCGGCGCCGTCCTCGGCGGCGCGGACGACCGTACCGCCGACAAGCTGGAGGAGTACGGCTACCACTTGGGCCTCGCCTTCCAGGCCGTCGACGACCTGCTGGGCATCTGGGGCGACCCGGAGGCGACCGGCAAGCAGACCTGGAGCGACCTGCGTCAGCGCAAGAAGTCCCTGCCCGTCGTCGCCGCCCTCGCGGCCGGCGGGGAGGCCTCCGAGCAGCTCGCCGAACTGCTCGCCGCCGACGCCAAGAGCAGCGACTTCGAGAACTTCTCGGAGGAGGAGTTCGCGGCCCGCGCGGCCCTCATCGAGGCGGCCGGCGGCCGCCGGTGGACCGCCGACGAGGCACGCCGCCAGCACGCCGTCGCGATCCGGGCCCTGGACGACGTCGACATGCCGCAGCGCGTGCGCGACCAGCTCGTGGCCCTCGCGGACTTCGTCGTCGTGCGCAAGAGGTGA
- the hpnE gene encoding hydroxysqualene dehydroxylase HpnE has protein sequence MNGIEQHAVVVGGGLAGVTTALELADAGLRVTLMEGRPRLGGLAFSFKRGDLDVDNGQHVYLRCCTAYRWFLDRVDGAALAPLQDRLDVPVLDVAHPGGPRLGRLRRSALPVPLHLAGSLACYPHLSLAERLSVGRAALALRRLDPTDPALDGLDFATWLSRYGQSARTIEALWDLVGIATLNATAEQSSLGLAAMVFKTGLLSENGAADIGWARVPLGELHDTLARKALDAAGVRTELRTRVTDISRMPEGAWRIDTEDESLEAGTVVLAVPQREAHALLPAGALPDPDKLLDIGTAPILNVHVVYDRKVLKQPFFAALGSPVQWVFDRTDSSGLPDGGQYLALSQSVAQDDIDEPVSVLRAKYLPELERLLPAARGAKVRDFFVTRERTATFAPTPGVGRLRPGARTDTPGLYLAGAWTATGWPATMESAVRSGLSAAHAALAALGRHREHPLQEAA, from the coding sequence ATGAACGGCATCGAACAGCACGCCGTCGTCGTGGGCGGCGGACTCGCCGGGGTCACCACCGCCCTCGAACTCGCCGACGCCGGGCTCCGCGTCACCCTGATGGAGGGCCGCCCGCGGCTCGGCGGCCTCGCCTTCTCCTTCAAGCGCGGCGACCTCGACGTCGACAACGGCCAGCACGTCTACCTGCGCTGCTGCACCGCCTACCGGTGGTTCCTCGACCGCGTCGACGGCGCCGCCCTCGCCCCCCTCCAGGACCGGCTCGACGTTCCCGTCCTGGACGTCGCCCACCCCGGCGGCCCGCGCCTGGGCCGGCTGCGCCGCAGCGCCCTGCCCGTGCCCCTGCACCTGGCCGGATCGCTCGCCTGCTACCCGCACCTGTCCCTCGCCGAGCGCCTGAGCGTCGGCCGCGCCGCGCTCGCGCTGCGCCGCCTGGACCCCACCGACCCGGCGCTGGACGGCCTGGACTTCGCGACCTGGCTCAGCCGCTACGGGCAGTCGGCCCGCACGATCGAGGCCCTGTGGGACCTCGTCGGCATCGCCACCCTCAACGCCACCGCCGAGCAGTCCTCGCTGGGCCTGGCCGCCATGGTCTTCAAGACCGGCCTGCTCTCCGAGAACGGCGCCGCCGACATCGGCTGGGCCAGGGTCCCGCTGGGCGAACTGCACGACACCCTCGCCCGCAAGGCGCTCGACGCGGCAGGCGTACGGACCGAGCTGCGCACCCGGGTCACCGACATCTCCCGCATGCCCGAGGGGGCGTGGCGGATCGACACCGAGGACGAGTCCCTGGAGGCGGGCACCGTGGTCCTCGCCGTCCCGCAGCGCGAGGCGCACGCACTGCTGCCCGCCGGCGCCCTGCCCGACCCCGACAAGCTCCTGGACATCGGCACCGCGCCCATCCTCAACGTCCACGTGGTCTACGACCGCAAGGTGCTCAAGCAGCCCTTCTTCGCCGCCCTCGGCTCCCCGGTGCAGTGGGTCTTCGACCGCACCGACTCCTCCGGACTCCCCGACGGCGGCCAGTACCTGGCGCTCTCCCAGTCCGTCGCCCAGGACGACATCGACGAGCCCGTCTCGGTCCTGCGCGCCAAGTACCTGCCCGAGCTGGAGCGGCTGCTGCCGGCCGCGCGCGGCGCCAAGGTACGGGACTTCTTCGTCACCCGGGAGCGGACGGCCACCTTCGCCCCCACCCCCGGCGTCGGCCGGCTGCGCCCCGGGGCGCGCACCGACACGCCGGGGCTCTACCTCGCCGGTGCGTGGACTGCCACGGGCTGGCCCGCGACCATGGAGAGCGCCGTCCGGAGCGGACTGAGCGCGGCACACGCCGCGCTCGCCGCGCTCGGCCGCCACCGCGAACACCCTCTGCAGGAGGCGGCATGA